One genomic window of Hyperolius riggenbachi isolate aHypRig1 chromosome 7, aHypRig1.pri, whole genome shotgun sequence includes the following:
- the MAFK gene encoding transcription factor MafK isoform X2: protein MTTNLKPNKALKVKKEAGENAPVLSDDELVSMSVRELNQHLRGLTKEDIIRLKQRRRTLKNRGYAASCRVKRVTQKEELERQRVELQHEVDKLARENSSMKLELDALRSKYEALQTFARTVARGPITPTKVATTSVITIVKSADISASIPFSAAS, encoded by the exons ATGACGACTAATCTCAAGCCAAACAAAGCATTAAAG GTTAAGAAGGAGGCGGGAGAGAACGCCCCAGTACTAAGCGATGATGAACTCGTATCAATGTCTGTACGGGAGCTGAACCAGCACCTCCGCGGTCTCACAAAAGAGGATATCATCCGCCTAAAGCAGCGTAGGCGCACCCTGAAAAACCGAGGGTACGCAGCCAGCTGCCGAGTAAAGCGCGTCACCCAGAAAGAGGAGCTGGAGAGGCAGCGAGTCGAGTTGCAACATGAAGTAGATAAGCTGGCACGGGAGAACTCCAGCATGAAGCTTGAGTTGGATGCCCTACGTTCCAAGTACGAAGCTCTCCAGACCTTCGCTCGTACAGTCGCCAGGGGTCCCATCACCCCAACCAAGGTTGCCACCACCAGTGTCATCACCATTGTGAAGTCTGCTGACATATCGGCATCCATACCATTCTCTGCAGCATCCTAG
- the MAFK gene encoding transcription factor MafK isoform X1, translating into MLGTLNVAFSAPFCPGNCLRVMTTNLKPNKALKVKKEAGENAPVLSDDELVSMSVRELNQHLRGLTKEDIIRLKQRRRTLKNRGYAASCRVKRVTQKEELERQRVELQHEVDKLARENSSMKLELDALRSKYEALQTFARTVARGPITPTKVATTSVITIVKSADISASIPFSAAS; encoded by the exons ATGCTGGGCACACTCAATG TTGCTTTTTCTGCACCGTTCTGTCCTGGTAATTGTTTACGGGTTATGACGACTAATCTCAAGCCAAACAAAGCATTAAAG GTTAAGAAGGAGGCGGGAGAGAACGCCCCAGTACTAAGCGATGATGAACTCGTATCAATGTCTGTACGGGAGCTGAACCAGCACCTCCGCGGTCTCACAAAAGAGGATATCATCCGCCTAAAGCAGCGTAGGCGCACCCTGAAAAACCGAGGGTACGCAGCCAGCTGCCGAGTAAAGCGCGTCACCCAGAAAGAGGAGCTGGAGAGGCAGCGAGTCGAGTTGCAACATGAAGTAGATAAGCTGGCACGGGAGAACTCCAGCATGAAGCTTGAGTTGGATGCCCTACGTTCCAAGTACGAAGCTCTCCAGACCTTCGCTCGTACAGTCGCCAGGGGTCCCATCACCCCAACCAAGGTTGCCACCACCAGTGTCATCACCATTGTGAAGTCTGCTGACATATCGGCATCCATACCATTCTCTGCAGCATCCTAG